One window of Oncorhynchus keta strain PuntledgeMale-10-30-2019 unplaced genomic scaffold, Oket_V2 Un_scaffold_1315_pilon_pilon, whole genome shotgun sequence genomic DNA carries:
- the LOC118380676 gene encoding protein ENTREP3-like, whose protein sequence is MPSPSDSSSVVSASGSRGWSDSCRGMSGRQGGAKLLLYLGLCHLGLGAMVLAFSFTSMAFTSSARVRQSCPFWAGFFVVASGLVGLISWRRPLTLVVSLFMLLSAVCVILSLAGSMLSCQNAQMVKSLLTCQVENGLCVCCAPTHSCSINEEETLVLYLNADCHSVRHQLKDLLFSACGLSILSTIICTLSTVTCSIHIFSLDLVHLLAPHRSRSVNPECTTPQDAFLTNIMDFEEFVPPIPPPPYYPPEYTCSSETDAQSITYNGSMESPVPLYPTDCPPPYELVMGQRAASQATVFDSHGNELSGERATSTAFSGEVSMDSGSLLMSEIIDIPDDSSPSEDSGLVGVGARGERASTGGVEGGDGGEGGEYVSFRGPPPQAPESPLVESPLVGPRARRCYRGERSNSCSSSSTATATYRSPVLRRQAMLASSCSQLELLEGATSHQRSSILEKRVGPYTPLRHGSASASAAPPTSSSSAVNQQDGHGNGVPLPLQPLYLRRQGGRSERGDSDGLLPLVRSHSEPGLSSSADTVDFSGGSVGSKGVREGSQTSTDTGPSSEACLLPRSSLVPPSALLPRKGSVKAATMGRNLPLSKGPTNSPLHLPKECNRSLGDLKVTRGLVARFLQRSKRNLASSAENSGNTGQGQKRRGGVEGNGTGHLPLEQVLRNSWGASQGSHPPHPHHRGHHHSHSDSRHNRRHSNQPPVMEGIHLRSCGDLSSSSSASLWRLLTANPPHGSSGALYTESAL, encoded by the exons ATGCCATCCCCGTCAGACTCCAGCAGTGTAGTGTCTGCCTCTGGGTCTAGGGGCTGGTCAGATAGCTGCCGGGGCATGTCTGGCCGTCAGGGTGGGGCCAAACTGCTGCTGTACCTGGGGCTGTGCCACCTGGGCCTGGGGGCCATGGTCCTGGCCTTCTCCTTCACCAGCATGGCCTTCACATCCTCAGCCCGCGTCCGACAGTCCTGCCCCTTCTGGGCCGGCTTCTTT GTTGTGGCATCAGGGTTAGTTGGACTTATCTCATGGAGAAGACCACTCACTCTGGTG GTGTCCCTCTTCAtgctgctgtctgctgtgtgTGTCATCCTTAGTCTGGCTGGATCCATGCTGTCCTGTCAGAACGCACAGATGGTCAAGTCGCTCCTCACCTGCCAG GTGGAgaatgggttgtgtgtgtgttgcgccCCAACACACTCCTGCTCTATAAACGAGGAGGAGACCCTGGTACTCTACCTAAACGCAGACTGCCACTCTGTCAGACATCAGCTCAAG GACCTGTTGTTCAGTGCTTGTGGTCTGAGTATTCTCTCTACCATCATCTGTACTCTCTCTACTGTCACCTGTAGTATACACATCTTCTCCCTGGACCTAGTGCACCTG cTCGCCCCGCACCGCTCTCGCTCCGTCAACCCAGAATGCACCACTCCTCAGGACGCCTTCCTGACCAACATCATGGACTTTGAGGAGTTTGTCCCGCCCATCCCTCCGCCCCCCTACTACCCCCCTGAATACACCTGCAGCTCTGAGACAGACGCACAGag TATCACCTATAACGGGTCGATGGAGAGTCCAGTTCCTCTGTACCCCACTGACTGTCCCCCTCCTTACGAATTAGTGATGGGACAGAGAGCAGCTAGCCAG GCCACGGTGTTTGACAGCCATGGGAATGAGCTGTCTGGAGAGAGGGCCACATCCACTGCCTTCAGCGGAGAGG tctccatggaCAGTGGTTCTCTGTTGATGTCGGAGATCATTGACATCCCAGACGACTCCTCACCTTCAGAGGACTCCGGCCTCGTGGGGGTGGGGGCtaggggggagagagcgagcaccgggggagtggaggggggagacgggggagaaggaggggagtaTGTGAGCTTCCGTGGCCCCCCTCCCCAAGCCCCGGAGAGTCCCCTGGTAGAGAGTCCCCTGGTGGGCCCCAGGGCCAGGCGatgctacagaggagagaggtccaACTCCTGCTCCTCATCTAGCACTGCTACAGCTACATACAG GTCTCCAGTGTTGAGGCGACAGGCTATGTTGGCCAGTAGTTGTTCCCAGTTGGAGCTGCTAGAGGGCGCCACCTCTCACCAGCGCTCCTCTATCCTAGAGAAACGAGTCGGGCCTTACACCCCTTTACGACACggttctgcctctgcctctgcagCTCCTCCCACTTCCTCATCCTCAGCTGTCAATCAGCAGGATGGTCACGGCAATGGCGTACCCCTCCCCCTACAGCCGTTGTACTTGCGTCGTCAGGGTGGAAGGAGCGAGAGGGGGGATAGTGACGGGCTTCTGCCCCTAGTGAGGTCACACAGCGAGCCTGGCCTCAGCTCTTCTGCTGATACAG TTGACTTCAGTGGTGGCTCAGTGGGCAGTAAAGGAGTGAGGGAGGGCTCTCAGACCTCTACAGACACAG GTCCGTCCTCCGAGGCATGCCTGCTACCCCGCTCCTCTCTGGTGCCCCCCTCAGCCCTCCTCCCCAGGAAGGGCAGTGTGAAGGCAGCCACCATGGGGCGCAACTTGCCCCTCTCCAAAGGCCCCACCAACTCTCCCTTGCACCTGCCCAAAGAATGCAACCGCTCTCTTGGGGACCTCAAG GTGACGAGGGGGTTGGTGGCTCGCTTCCTGCAGCGCTCCAAACGGAACCTGGCGTCCTCCGCAGAGAATTCTGGGAACACGGGACAGGGTCAGAAAAGGAGAGGCGGGGTGGAGGGCAACGGGACAGGCCATCTCCCTTTAgagcag gtGTTACGTAACTCCTGGGGGGCCAGCCAGGGATCCCACCCGCCACACCCTCATCACCGTGGTCACCACCACTCCCATAGCGACAGCCGCCACAACCGCCGTCATAGCAACCAACCCCCTGTGATGGAGGGGATCCACTTGCGCAGCTGCGGCGACTtaagctcctcctcctctgcgTCGCTATGGCGATTACTGACGGCCAACCCCCCTCACGGGTCATCAGGGGCACTGTACACAGAGTCAGCCCTgtaa